The following nucleotide sequence is from Acidovorax radicis.
GGTGCATTGCTCTGGCGGCGGGCATTGTGATAAGACTACAAAAAGAGGGACGGGCTACCGCGCCTTCAGTAGCGGGATGGAGCGCGTTTGCGATCGCGTTCGTCTTCGGGCCAAGCATTCAAGATTACGGTGGTATTCATACTGAAAAACTCCTGTGATGTACCAACAACGCGGTGTCTACACAGTCCGTTGACAGCGTTCTGCAAAAAAATGCAACCGCAATGGCCCGGATGCCGAATAAAAAAATGACTACAAAATTCATAGCTAATAGCGCTTGATGGGTAAGCGCTAGAGCCATATTTTTACAGCAAAAGTTACATCAAATTACATGCTTAACTGGCGGTGGCAGCCGAAATTTCTTCCAGCTCAGAAGAAATTTCCAGCCAGCGTTCTTCCAGCTTGGCGGTCTCGTCCGTGCCGGCTTTGAGGCGTTTTCCGCATTCGGCAATTTCAGCGGGGGGCAGGGGCTCGGTGAGTTTTTGCTCCAGCTTTGCGCGTTCGGCAGCCAGGGCTCCCATGCGTTTGTCGATCTGTTCCAGCTCTTTCTTGAGCGGTCGGGTTTTTTCTGCCAGCTGTTGCCGTGCCTGGGCATCCAGTTTGCGCTGCTCCCGCCCATCTCGAGAGGGCGCGGTGGCGGAGGTGCCAGAGGCAGGCGTGGCTGCGGCGGCGGTGGTGGCAGCCACGGCAGGGGCTGCGTTGACCAGGGATGTCTGGGCTTGTTCGGCCTGCCGCGCCTCTTCACGAAGCCGCTTGGATTCTTCCAACAGGTAGCGCTGGTAGTCATCCAGATCGCCGTCGAAGGGGCCCACAACGCCACGGCCCACCATCCAGAAGTCCTCGCAGACCGAGCGCAGCAGCGACCGGTCGTGGCTGACCAGCATGACGGTGCCGTCGAAATCGTTGATGGCCATGGCCAGCGCTTCGCGCGTTGCCAAATCCAAGTGATTGGTAGGTTCGTCCAGCAGCAGCAGGTTGGGGCGCTGCCACACGATCATCGCCAGCACCAGGCGGGCTTTTTCGCCGCCGCTCATGGTGCCCACGGCCTGCTTGACCATGTCGCCTGTGAAGTTGAATGTGCCAAGGTAGCTGCGCAGATCCTGCTCGCGGCTAGGTTGCTTGGCGTCAGGGCCCAGCTCCTTGGCCAGGCGGATCATGTGCTCCAGCGGGTTCTCCGCCGGGCGCAGCACGTCCAGCTCTTGCTGGGCAAAGTAACCGATGTTCAGACCCTTGCCCTCGGTCACGCTGCCGCTCAGGGCTTTCATGGTGCGCGCGATGGTCTTGACCAGGGTCGACTTGCCCTGGCCGTTGGCACCCAGAATACCGATGCGCTGGCCCGCCAGCACAGAGCGGTTCACGCCAGTGAGGATGGTGGTGGGCGTGCCCTCGTCGTCCACATAGCCAAATGACGCATCGCTGATGGCCAGCATCGGGTTTGGCAGATTGGCAGGTTCCTTGAACTCGAAGGTGAAGTCCGCCTCGGCCAGCACAGGTCCGATCTTCTCCATGCGTTCGAGCTGCTTGACGCGGCTTTGCGCCTGCTTGGCCTTGCTGGCCTTGGCCTTGAAGCGGTCGATGAACTTCTGCAGGTGGGCCATCTTCTCTTGCTGCTTGGAGAAGCTGGCCTGTTGCAGTTCAAGCTGCTGGGCGCGCAGCTCTTCGAACTTGCTGTAGTTGCCGCCGTAGCGGTTCAGCTCGCCTTGCTGGATTTGCAGGGTGACGTTGGTGATGGCATCGAGAAACTCGCGGTCATGGCTGATCACGATCATGGTGCCCGCATAGCGCTTGAGCCAGGCCTCGAGCCAGACCAGGGCGTCCAAGTCCAAGTGGTTGGTGGGCTCGTCGAGCAGTAACAGGTCGCTGGGGCACATCAGCGCACGCGCCAATTGAAGCCGCATGCGCCAGCCGCCCGAAAAGCTGTTGACCGGGTGCTCTAGCTCGCTGACGCGAAAGCCCAGGCCCAGAATCAGAGCCTGAGCGCGCGCCACGGCGTCGTGCGCACCGGCGTCATGCAGGTCCGAATAGGCATGGGCGATGGCCATGCCATCGTCGCTGGCCTCAGCCTCGACCAACTGGCGCTGGACCTCGGCCAGGCGCGTGTCGCCCTCCAGCACGAACTCGGTGGCCGACTGGTCGGTCTCGGGCATGTTCTGCGCGACTTCGGCCATGCGCCAGCTGGTGGGGATGTAGAAATCTCCCCCGTCCTCGTGCAGTTTGCCGCTCAGCAGGGCAAACAGGCTGGACTTGCCCGCGCCGTTGCGGCCCACGAGGCCGACGTTTTCGCCGGGGTTGATGGTGGCGGAAACGCTGTCCAGCACCACTTTGGCGCCGCGTCGCAAGGTGACGTTTTTAAGGGTGATCATTCGGAGTTCAGAAAAAAGCGCACCCGCACAAGGCGGGTGGCAGTAAAAAGCAGGGGGCCAGCGCTATGGCAAACGGTGCAACCGATGCAAACGGAGCAAAAAGACAGTGGCGCGCAACCCTCTATTGTGCCGTGAGCCGGGATTGAGCAGCCAAAGCCCGCCGAGTCACCAGTAAAACCTGGTCCTCGCCAGCGCTGGTATCGAGCCAGAAAGCGGGTAATTGGGGGAATGCGGTTTCAAAGTTTTCGCGCTCATTGCCGATCTCTAGCACGATCACGGCGTCTTCGCTCATGCAGGCGGGCGCGGCGGCAAACAGCCGGCGCACGAAGTCCATGCCGTCGGTGCCGCCCGCCAGCGCAAGCTCGGGTTCGGCTTGGTATTCCGCCGGCAGTGCTGCCATGCTGGCTGCATTGACATAGGGCGGGTTGCACAGGATCAGGTCCCACGGGCCGGGCAGGGCATCCAGGCCGTCGGAGAGTTGCAACTGGATGCGGTCTTGCAGGCCGTGTTTGTCCACATTGATGCGTGCCACGGCCAATGCATCGGCTGAAATGTCGGCACCGGTCACCGTTACCTCGGGCCAGGCCATGGCCGCGAGCACGGCCAGGCTGCCGTTGCCGGTGCACAGATCCAGCACCCGGTGGGTGTGATCGCTCAGGTACTCATCGGCGCCCCCATCGACCAGCAGTTCGGCGATGAAGCTGCGTGGCACGATGGCGCGTTCATCGATGTAAAAGGGCACGCCTTGCAGCCAGGCTTCCTGGGTGAGGTAGGCGGCGGGTTTGCGGGTGCGGATGCGTTCTTCAAAAAGTGTAGCTACCAGCGCTTGCTCAGCGGGCGCTACAGGCTGATTTTTGACCGAATCGGAGGCGTCTGAAAGATCGCTGTCCAGAGGCAGACCCAGGCGCCACAAGACGAGCCAGGCGGCTTCATCGCGCGCGTTGGTGGTGCCATGGCCGAACGATACGCTGGCCGATGCAAGGCATTGGGCGCCGGATTCAACCAGGGCGCCCACGGTGTCGCCTGCAATTGGGAGGGGTTGTTGCACTGCGCTCATGCAGCCACCTCGGTCGATGCCAGGGCCTGCGCGTGCAGATTTTCCAGCGTACGGCGATAAATATTCTTGAGGGGTTCGATGTCAGCCACGACCACATACTCGTCAATCTTGTGGATGGTGGCGTTGGGTGGACCCATTTCGATCACCTGCGGGCACACCTGGGCGATGAAGCGGCCGTCACTGGTGCCGCCGGTGGTGGACAGCTCGGTGGTCACGCCCGTTTCGGCGTGAATGGCACGTTGGACAGCGTCGACAAGCTCACCTGGCGTGGTGAGAAAAGGCTGACCGCCCAGCGTCCAGCGCAGGTCGTATTCGAGGCCATGGCGGTCCAGCACGGCGTGCACACGCTGCTTGAGCCCTTCGGCGGTGGACTCGGTGGAAAAGCGGAAGTTGAAGTCCACCACGACCTCCCCGGGAATGATGTTGGTGGCACCGGTGCCACCGTGGACATTGCTGATCTGCCAGCTGGTGGGCTGAAAGAAATCGTTGCCCTGGTCCCAGGAAATGGCGGCCAGCTCTGCTAACGCGGGCAGCGCTTGGTGAATGGGATTGCGAGCCAGTTGTGGGTAAGCGATGTGGCCCTGCACGCCGCGCACCGATAGTTTGCCGCTCAAGGTGCCGCGCCGACCATTTTTGATCATGTCACCTGTGCGCTCGACCGACGTGGGCTCGCCCACAATGCAGTAGTCCAGCCGTTCGCCACGAGCCGTCAGTTGCTCGACGACCACCTTGGTGCCGTCCACGGAAGGGCCTTCTTCGTCGCTGGTGAGCAACAAGGCGATTTGAATCTGGGGCTGCGGCGTGGCGGCGAGGAACTCTTCCACCGCCACCACAAAGGCGGCGATAGAGGTTTTCATGTCGCTGGCGCCTCGGCCATAGAGCTTGCCGTCTTGGTGGGTCGGCACGAACGGATCACTGCTCCAGCGCTCCAGCGGCCCTGTGGGTACCACATCGGTATGGCCCGCAAATACTACGGTTTTGATAGCTGCTTGCGCTTGTGGAATAAGCGCTGCAGGCCGTTTCGCCCATAAATTGCTGACACGGAAGTCCGCCGGGCCACTGTCCATCCGTTCGCACGCAAAACCCAGGGGGGCCAGCCGGTCGGCCAGCAGATCAAGGCAGCCTGCGTCTTGGGGGGTGACGGATGGCAGCGAAATAAGCTGTTCGGCCAGTTGCAGTGTGCGGGACATGGGAAGCGTGGAATAAATCAGGGACGTTCAAAGAATCGGTTGCCCGAGGCGCTGCGCCAGCAACTGGCGCGGGCCGAGCGGGAGGCGTCAAAGGCGACTCAGGGGGGGTCATGCTGCGGGCTTGACGTCCAGCACGATCTCGGTGAATGAGGGCTGGTCGTCGGGCGCGTCGCGCGCCTCTTTCTGTGCCTTGGCGGCATTGGCGGCCAGAGAAAAGTCGTTTTGCAGGCGCCACATGAGGTTGGTGGGCGAATCGGCGTAGGCCATGCCTTCCTTGCGGTCGATCTTGGCCTCCATGATGAGGTGGGCCAGGGCTGCTTCAAAAGTTTGTGAGCCTTCAGCCATGGACTTTTCCATGGCTTCCTTTACGCCCGAGAAATCGCCTTTTTCGACCAGATCGGAAACGAGCTTGGTGTTGAGCATCACCTCGACGGCGGGCACGCGCCCTCCATCCACCGTGCGCACCAGGCGCTGCGAAATGATGCCCTTGAGTGCGGAGGCCAAGTCACCCAGCATGGTGGGTCGCACCTCGACGGGGTAGAAAGACAGAATGCGGTTGAGCGCGTGGTAGCTGTTGTTGCCGTGCAGCGTGGCCAGGCACAAATGGCCGGACTGGGCGTAGGCAATGGCGGCCGACATGGTTTCGCGGTCGCGGATTTCGCCGATCAGGATCACGTCGGGCGCCTGGCGCAGCGCGTTTTTCAGTGCGGTCTGGAGCGATTGTGTGTCGCTGCCGATTTCGCGCTGGTTGACGATCGATTTCTTGTTGCGGAACTGGTATTCCACCGGGTCTTCGATGGTGAGGATGTGGCCGGTCAGCGCTTCATTGCGGGTGTCAATCATCGACGCCAGCGTGGTGCTTTTGCCGGAACCCGTGGCACCCACCACCAGGATGAGGCCGCGTTTCTCCATGATCAGATCACGCAAAAGGGGCGGCAAGCCCAGCGAGTCGAATGCCGGAATCTGCTGCGAGATGAACCGGATCACCACTGCGTAGCTCCCGCGCTGGCGCATCGCGCTGACACGGAAACGCCCGACGCCGCTGAGCGGCACGCCCATGTTGAGCTCTCCGGTTTCTTCCAGCTCCTCGATACGGTCTGGGGGCACTACTTCTGACAACAGATTGCGCGGCGCGTCAGGCGGCAGGATCTGGTTGTTGATCGGCACACATTCGCCATCAATCTTGATCAGCGCTGGCGCGTTGGCCGACAGATAGACGTCGGAGGCTTTTTTCTCGGCCATCAGGCGAAGAATTCGTTCCATCGTACTCATGGTGTTTCCCTCTTGTTCTCGGTATCTGTCGGCGATGCAGACCACGCGGCCTGCATCGGTGGTATCAACAATCAGTCGCGCAGCAGGTCGTTGATGCTGGTCTTGGAGCGGGTTTGCGCATCCACCTGCTTGACGATGATGGCGGCGTACATGCTGTAGGGCGCGCCGTTGGCGGCCGTCTTGGGCAGGTTGCCGCTGACCACCACCGAGCCCGAAGGCACGCGGCCGTAGCTGATCTCGCCCGTGGCGCGGTTGAAGATCGGGGTGCTCTGGCCGAGGTACACGCCCATGCCCAGCACCGAGTTCTCTTCGACGACCACGCCTTCGACCACTTCGGAGCGGGCGCCGATGAAGCAGTTGTCTTCGATGATGGTGGGGCCAGCCTGCAGGGGCTCCAGCACGCCGCCAATGCCCACGCCGCCGGACAGGTGCACATTGGCGCCAATTTGCGCGCACGAGCCCACGGTGGCCCAGGTATCGACCATGGTGCCTTCGCCCACATAGGCGCCGATGTTCACGTAAGACGGCATCAGGATCGCGCCCTTGGCGATGAAACTGCCGCGGCGGGCCACGGCGGGGGGCACCACGCGCACGCCGGTGGCCTTCATTTCTTCTTCGGACAGGTGGGCGAACTTGGTCTGCACCTTGTCGTAAAAGCCCAGGTCACCGGCCTTGACGACTTCGTTGTCCTTGAGGCGAAAGGACAGCAGCACGGCTTTCTTGATCCATTGGTGCACTATCCACTGGCCGACACCTTCGCGGGTGGCGACGCGCAATTTGCCATTGTTCAGCTCGGCGATCACATGCTCGACAGCGTCCCGGATCTCCTGGGGAGCGGCAGCGGGCGAGAGGCTGGCGCGGTTGTCCCAGGCGTTGTCGATGAGGGTTTGGAGTTGTTGGGTCATGTCGTTGTCGATCAGATCAGGCTGTATGGGATTGGATGAATTGCACGATGCGCAGCGCTGCTTCCACGCATTCTTCGGTTTCGGCCACCAGGGCCATGCGCACGCGCTGGGCGCCGGGGTTGCTGCCTTGGGCCTCGCGGGCCAGGTAGCTCCCGGGGAGCACGGTGACATTGTATTGAGCCAGGAGGGCCCGGGCGAACTCGGCATCGTCCATGCCCAGCGCATCAGGAATCTTGGCCCACAGATAGAAACCCGCATCGGGAAGGGCAACATCCATCACCCCGGCCAGCAGCGGGGTGACCTGGGCGAACTTCTTGCGGTACAGCGTGCGGTTTTCCACCACATGCTGCTCATCGCCCCAGGCGGCGATGCTGGCGGCCTGCACGATGGGGCTCATGGCGCTGCCGTGGTAGGTGCGGTAGAGCAAAAAGGACTTGATCAGCGCGGCATCACCGGCGACGAAGCCGCTGCGAAGGCCGGGCACATTGCTGCGCTTGGACAGACTGGTGAAGGAGATGATGTTTTTAAAATCACCGCGCCCCAATTGGGCTGCCGCCTGGAGGCCCCCCAGCGGGGGCTCGTCGCGGAAATAGATCTCGCTGTAGCACTCGTCTGATGCGATGACAAACCCGTAGCGATCGCTCAGCTCAAACAGCTTTTGCCATTCGGCCAGTGGCATGACAGCGCCCGTGGGGTTGCCGGGGGAGCAAACAAATAGCAACTGTGTGCGCTCCCAGACCCTGTGGGGCACGGTATCCCAGTTCACCGCGAAGTTGCGGTCTGGATCGCTGGGCGCGTAATACGGCGTGGCGCCAGCCAGCAGTGCGGCGCCTTCATAGATTTGATAGAACGGATTGGGGCACACCACCACGGGGTCGGGTTGTGTGGGGTCTATCAGCGTCTGGGCAAATGAAAACAGCGCCTCGCGTGAACCGTTCACCGGCAGAACCTGGGTGCCGGGGTCCACGGTGAGCCCGTAGCGCAGATTCAGCCACTGCGTGAAGGATTCGCGCAGTTTGGGGTCACCCGCTGTGGCGGGGTAACTGGCCAGTCCACCCAGGTTGTTACTAAGTGCATCTTTGATGAACTGCGGTGTAGGATGGCGCGGTTCACCCATGCCTAGGCTGATGGGGTTGTACACCGCGGGTGGCGAGACTCCGGCAAAGAGTTGGCGCAGCCGCTCAAATGGATAGGGCTGCAGGCGAGAAAGCAGGGGATTCATGGTGCGCCATTATGGGCGAGCAAGCCCGCGCATATGTGCTGTTGTGGCTTGCAGATGCGGATGGTGTTGTGTGTGGGTCGGGGGGGTGTCAATCCACCGTAAGAGCCACCGCCTAGCATCTAGACATAACAAAGAATGAAATGGGAGACAAGATGTCAGGATTTTTTCCGCTGCGTCCAGGACTGTGGTGGATGCGCAGGCTGCGGCTGCCCGGCAAGCTGCTCACGCTGGGCGTGTGGATGGCTGTTCTTTTGGCGGTCGCGCTGGTGGATGGGGCCTGGTGGGGTGTGGTGGTAGCCGGCTGCGTGGTGCTCTACGCATTGCTGGCGTTGTATGTGAGCCTGTCGTCAGACCTGGCGAGCTTGTCGCTGGCCATGCAACAGACCACCCGCGGCGACTTGGGTGCGCACGCGGGTGTTTTCGGGCGCGACGAGGTCGGTGCGATGGCCCAGTCGCTGGACCAGATGGTGCTGACCCTTTCGTCCATGGTGGCCGATATCCGCAGCAATGCCGCGCTGGTGGCCCATGCGGGGCAAAGCCTGGCCGAAGGAAACCGCTCGCTTGCGGACCGTACCGAGCAGCAGGCGTCCAATCTGGAGCAAACCGCCGCCAGCGTGGAGGAGTTGTCGTCTGCCGTTCAGAACAATGCCCAGACCGCCCAAAGCGCCGATGCGCGGGCGTCTGAGGTGCGCAAGGCGGCGGATGCGGGGGTCGACGCGATGGCTCGCGCGGTGCAATCCGTGGAGGCCATTCAGCAGGGCGCGCGGCGCATGACGGAAATCATCGGTGTTATCGACGGCATTGCCTTCCAGACCAATATCTTGGCCCTCAACGCCGCTGTCGAGGCCGCGCGTGCAGGGGAACAAGGCCGAGGTTTTGCGGTGGTTGCGGGTGAAGTGCGTACGCTGGCCAAACGGTCAGGTGACGCGGCGCGGGAAATCCGCGAACTGATTGGCGCCTCGGTCAACCAGGTCGAGGCCAGCGCGGGGTTGATCCGGTCGGCGGGCGACGGTATTGCCAGCATGGCAGACGGTATCCGCAGCGTGGCGGTCAGCATGAGCGAAATTTCTGGCTCCAGCGCCGAGCAGAGCACAGGTTTGCGCGAAGTGAGTTCGGCAGTGCAGCAGCTTGACCAGATCACGCAGCACAACGCGCAAATGGTGGGGCAGGCCGTTGAGCAGGCGCAGGCACTGGAACACCGCGCATCGACGCTCTCACGTGCGGTGGCGGTGTTTCGTCTGCAGCAGGGCACGGCAGAAGAGGCGGTGGCACTGGTCGCCAAGGCGCTGGGCTTGCAAAAAACCCATTCGCAAGAGCAATTCCTGCGCAGTGTGACGGACCCAAGCCAGCCCTACCACGACCGCGACATGTATGTGTTTGTCCTCGACGCTGCGGGCACGTACCGGGCGTTTGGTGGCAACGGAGCCAAGGTTGGAACCCGGGTGCAGGATATTCCAGGCGTGGAAGGCAGCTTGCTGCTGAGCAGCATCGTGAGCCAGGCGGACCGGGCCCCCGGCTGGGTCGAATACGACATCACCAACCCTGCGACAGGCGTGGTGCAAACCAAGATGTCCTACGTCTGCCGTGGTGGCGACTTGTATATCGGTTGCGGGGTTTACAAGTCGCTGGCGGCCCGGTAACTGATACAACGCGGCGTTGCTCCCATCGGTGGAGTGCTGCTCCCGTGCCACCAAAATGGCAAAACGTAATCCGGTCGTGGGTTTTCAGTTGCCGGTTAGTCAGTGGCTCCCTTGCTCCCGGCGTTGGCGAGCACGCTTCATGACCGCCGCAATCGCTGCTTTCCGCGCGGCAGGGTCTTGTGCGCTGGCGGCGGCCAAATCGCTGGACGAGGGCATGGTGTGCGGCTGGTTATTCTGGTTATTGGCGCCGGTTTCGATGGCATCCATGGCACCACTTGCCGGGTCTTGCGCGTCTTGTGATGGCATGCGCACACGGTGCTGGGCATAACGCTCGCGCGCCTGCTGTGCCAGAGGGGCCGACCATGCCGACCAGCCGGTAGAGCTGCCGCTAGCGCTTTCCAGCTCAATACAGTCGACAGGACACACGGGAACACACAGCTCACAACCCGTGCAATAGGGCTCGACGACCGTGTGCATCATCTTGTTGGCGCCCACGATGGCATCGGTGGGGCATGCCTTGATGCACAGGGTGCATCCAATGCACCAGGCTTCGTCGATAAAAGCCACCGAGCGGGGGCCTTCGAGCCCGTGTTCTGTGCTCAGCGGCTGCGGGGCCTGGCCAGTGATGGCCGCGAGGCGCGCGACCCCTTCGGCGCCACCGGGCGGGCATTGGTTGATGCCCGCAGCGCCCGCCGCAATGGCCCTGGCGTATGCCAGGCAGTCCGGATAGCCGCAGCGCGTGCATTGCGTTTGCGGTAGCGCAGCATCAATCCGCGCTACAAGATCGTTCTCGGCGCGTGCGGGGGAGGGTTTGGCCGTCAGAAGGCTCAACGTGTCGGCCTGCCTGGTCAGGCTTTGCGGGGCTTGTTACGACGGCTTGGCGTGGGCGCGGATGATGCGGCCGCCTTGGCTTCGGTGACATTGCCCTGCACCGGCTCGGCCGCCGCTGTCACTGCGGCTGCCTGGGGCTTGACCCAGC
It contains:
- a CDS encoding ABC-F family ATP-binding cassette domain-containing protein; its protein translation is MITLKNVTLRRGAKVVLDSVSATINPGENVGLVGRNGAGKSSLFALLSGKLHEDGGDFYIPTSWRMAEVAQNMPETDQSATEFVLEGDTRLAEVQRQLVEAEASDDGMAIAHAYSDLHDAGAHDAVARAQALILGLGFRVSELEHPVNSFSGGWRMRLQLARALMCPSDLLLLDEPTNHLDLDALVWLEAWLKRYAGTMIVISHDREFLDAITNVTLQIQQGELNRYGGNYSKFEELRAQQLELQQASFSKQQEKMAHLQKFIDRFKAKASKAKQAQSRVKQLERMEKIGPVLAEADFTFEFKEPANLPNPMLAISDASFGYVDDEGTPTTILTGVNRSVLAGQRIGILGANGQGKSTLVKTIARTMKALSGSVTEGKGLNIGYFAQQELDVLRPAENPLEHMIRLAKELGPDAKQPSREQDLRSYLGTFNFTGDMVKQAVGTMSGGEKARLVLAMIVWQRPNLLLLDEPTNHLDLATREALAMAINDFDGTVMLVSHDRSLLRSVCEDFWMVGRGVVGPFDGDLDDYQRYLLEESKRLREEARQAEQAQTSLVNAAPAVAATTAAAATPASGTSATAPSRDGREQRKLDAQARQQLAEKTRPLKKELEQIDKRMGALAAERAKLEQKLTEPLPPAEIAECGKRLKAGTDETAKLEERWLEISSELEEISAATAS
- the prmB gene encoding 50S ribosomal protein L3 N(5)-glutamine methyltransferase, yielding MSAVQQPLPIAGDTVGALVESGAQCLASASVSFGHGTTNARDEAAWLVLWRLGLPLDSDLSDASDSVKNQPVAPAEQALVATLFEERIRTRKPAAYLTQEAWLQGVPFYIDERAIVPRSFIAELLVDGGADEYLSDHTHRVLDLCTGNGSLAVLAAMAWPEVTVTGADISADALAVARINVDKHGLQDRIQLQLSDGLDALPGPWDLILCNPPYVNAASMAALPAEYQAEPELALAGGTDGMDFVRRLFAAAPACMSEDAVIVLEIGNERENFETAFPQLPAFWLDTSAGEDQVLLVTRRALAAQSRLTAQ
- the dapE gene encoding succinyl-diaminopimelate desuccinylase; protein product: MSRTLQLAEQLISLPSVTPQDAGCLDLLADRLAPLGFACERMDSGPADFRVSNLWAKRPAALIPQAQAAIKTVVFAGHTDVVPTGPLERWSSDPFVPTHQDGKLYGRGASDMKTSIAAFVVAVEEFLAATPQPQIQIALLLTSDEEGPSVDGTKVVVEQLTARGERLDYCIVGEPTSVERTGDMIKNGRRGTLSGKLSVRGVQGHIAYPQLARNPIHQALPALAELAAISWDQGNDFFQPTSWQISNVHGGTGATNIIPGEVVVDFNFRFSTESTAEGLKQRVHAVLDRHGLEYDLRWTLGGQPFLTTPGELVDAVQRAIHAETGVTTELSTTGGTSDGRFIAQVCPQVIEMGPPNATIHKIDEYVVVADIEPLKNIYRRTLENLHAQALASTEVAA
- a CDS encoding PilT/PilU family type 4a pilus ATPase, coding for MSTMERILRLMAEKKASDVYLSANAPALIKIDGECVPINNQILPPDAPRNLLSEVVPPDRIEELEETGELNMGVPLSGVGRFRVSAMRQRGSYAVVIRFISQQIPAFDSLGLPPLLRDLIMEKRGLILVVGATGSGKSTTLASMIDTRNEALTGHILTIEDPVEYQFRNKKSIVNQREIGSDTQSLQTALKNALRQAPDVILIGEIRDRETMSAAIAYAQSGHLCLATLHGNNSYHALNRILSFYPVEVRPTMLGDLASALKGIISQRLVRTVDGGRVPAVEVMLNTKLVSDLVEKGDFSGVKEAMEKSMAEGSQTFEAALAHLIMEAKIDRKEGMAYADSPTNLMWRLQNDFSLAANAAKAQKEARDAPDDQPSFTEIVLDVKPAA
- the dapD gene encoding 2,3,4,5-tetrahydropyridine-2,6-dicarboxylate N-succinyltransferase, which translates into the protein MTQQLQTLIDNAWDNRASLSPAAAPQEIRDAVEHVIAELNNGKLRVATREGVGQWIVHQWIKKAVLLSFRLKDNEVVKAGDLGFYDKVQTKFAHLSEEEMKATGVRVVPPAVARRGSFIAKGAILMPSYVNIGAYVGEGTMVDTWATVGSCAQIGANVHLSGGVGIGGVLEPLQAGPTIIEDNCFIGARSEVVEGVVVEENSVLGMGVYLGQSTPIFNRATGEISYGRVPSGSVVVSGNLPKTAANGAPYSMYAAIIVKQVDAQTRSKTSINDLLRD
- the dapC gene encoding succinyldiaminopimelate transaminase, whose protein sequence is MNPLLSRLQPYPFERLRQLFAGVSPPAVYNPISLGMGEPRHPTPQFIKDALSNNLGGLASYPATAGDPKLRESFTQWLNLRYGLTVDPGTQVLPVNGSREALFSFAQTLIDPTQPDPVVVCPNPFYQIYEGAALLAGATPYYAPSDPDRNFAVNWDTVPHRVWERTQLLFVCSPGNPTGAVMPLAEWQKLFELSDRYGFVIASDECYSEIYFRDEPPLGGLQAAAQLGRGDFKNIISFTSLSKRSNVPGLRSGFVAGDAALIKSFLLYRTYHGSAMSPIVQAASIAAWGDEQHVVENRTLYRKKFAQVTPLLAGVMDVALPDAGFYLWAKIPDALGMDDAEFARALLAQYNVTVLPGSYLAREAQGSNPGAQRVRMALVAETEECVEAALRIVQFIQSHTA
- a CDS encoding methyl-accepting chemotaxis protein, which codes for MSGFFPLRPGLWWMRRLRLPGKLLTLGVWMAVLLAVALVDGAWWGVVVAGCVVLYALLALYVSLSSDLASLSLAMQQTTRGDLGAHAGVFGRDEVGAMAQSLDQMVLTLSSMVADIRSNAALVAHAGQSLAEGNRSLADRTEQQASNLEQTAASVEELSSAVQNNAQTAQSADARASEVRKAADAGVDAMARAVQSVEAIQQGARRMTEIIGVIDGIAFQTNILALNAAVEAARAGEQGRGFAVVAGEVRTLAKRSGDAAREIRELIGASVNQVEASAGLIRSAGDGIASMADGIRSVAVSMSEISGSSAEQSTGLREVSSAVQQLDQITQHNAQMVGQAVEQAQALEHRASTLSRAVAVFRLQQGTAEEAVALVAKALGLQKTHSQEQFLRSVTDPSQPYHDRDMYVFVLDAAGTYRAFGGNGAKVGTRVQDIPGVEGSLLLSSIVSQADRAPGWVEYDITNPATGVVQTKMSYVCRGGDLYIGCGVYKSLAAR
- the rsxB gene encoding electron transport complex subunit RsxB — its product is MTAKPSPARAENDLVARIDAALPQTQCTRCGYPDCLAYARAIAAGAAGINQCPPGGAEGVARLAAITGQAPQPLSTEHGLEGPRSVAFIDEAWCIGCTLCIKACPTDAIVGANKMMHTVVEPYCTGCELCVPVCPVDCIELESASGSSTGWSAWSAPLAQQARERYAQHRVRMPSQDAQDPASGAMDAIETGANNQNNQPHTMPSSSDLAAASAQDPAARKAAIAAVMKRARQRREQGSH